The DNA window TCGTCGTCAAACACCGCGTGCCCGGCGTAGTGCATCACGCCCGCCCTGCCGAGTGCTGCCCTCACCGCACCGGGAGTTGCCGCCGAGGCCACGAGGGTCCGGGCACGGGGATAGCCTGACGCGATCTCGCGGACCTCCTCGGCCGCGGCGGGAAGCCGCGGGAACCCAGTCGACGGGGCGAAAGCCGGATCCGCGACGAACCACACCTCCGACGCGGCGGCGGGACGCGGAGCGCGGCGCCACGCCTCGCGAAGGCTCGCCGCGAATCTGACGGGGCGAGCCTCCACCAGGTAGCGCATCCGGCGCGTATCGTACAGCGCCGGGAACGGGACCAGCCCGAGAACCCCGTCAGCGACGACGATCAGCGGGGTTCCCGCTTCGCCGAGCCACCCTTCTACCGGGCGAATCAGCTGCTCGTACAGCTCGGCCAACGCGGGGCGGAGTTCCGCCTCTCCCGCGAATGCGTCCAGCTGCTGCTGCAGGTGCACCACCAGGCGGACTACGCGCGCCGTATCCACCCGGGCGCGGTAGAGCTCCACCTTTCTGCCTGTGACTACCCAGACCAGGAGCGTGTCGGCCACAATCGCATATTCGAGGGCCCTCTCGCCCGGAGGAGCCGCCACCTCCCAGTTCCGCCCGTCGGCTCGTCCGACGGGCGCGAGCGACGCGCGCCCCCGATCCAGGTACGCCAGCCCTGCGGCAGGGCCGTCCGAGGCCAGCTTCAGCATCGTCATCCGATCCACCACGCCGCGCGCCGCGTCGAAAATCGCTGCCCGCCGCGGCTCCATGTGAACGGAGTCACGCCGGTTCTGCAGGATCGCGAGAGCGCGTTCCAGACGTGCGCTTGCCTGCGCGGGACGGTTGGAGGCGAGCCATGCCTGGGCACCGCCGACAAGGGCCGGGAAAGCCACGATGGGCGCCCGCATGCCCGTGAAGAACGCCGCCGCCGAGTCGAAGTCCTCGGCGGCCCCTGCCGGGTTGCTGCCAAGCGACAGTGTCGCTTCCGCCATCTGCCGCCGGGCGATGCTCCACGCGCGGGAGCGGGGTGTCGTGAGCCTGGCCATGGCTTCCTGCCCGGCGGCGATGTCCTGGCGGGCCCGGGCCGCGGCGCCCATCTGCGCCGCCAAGCGGGCCCGGATCAGGTAGGCCTCTGCCGCGAACACGGGAATTCCGGTGCGCTCCGCCACGCGTACCCCTTCGTTCAGCATGCGGAGCGCGGCGTTAGGGAACCCGTCGTCGCCGACAGTGTTGGCAGCGAATCCAAGCATGTTGTGCAGCCGGAAGGACGTGCGATACGGACGCAGGTGCTTCAAGGCTTGGTGGGCATATCCGTATCCCTGGTCCATATCGCGCATGTGGAAATAGGCGATAGAGATGTTGTCCAGGGCCACTCCATGATTCTCGGCCTCGCCGGCGCGCAGTGAGATAACGGCGGCTTGCTGTGCGTGCCGGAGCCCGGCCTCATACCGGTCTGCCCGAATGAGCAGTGCGGAAAGCGCCAGCCGCGCCGCCAAGGCCAGCCCAGGGTGGCGGACCGGATCGGCCGTTGCGCATAGGTCTCGGAGCACCGCCTCGCCCGTGGGCATGTCGCCCATACGAAAGCTCATCCCTCCGTACATCATCCGCGCCCACGAACGCAGCGGCGGAGAGTCGTGCGCGGCAACGGCGGCCGCGTTGAACCGCGACGCGGCGGCCGGAAAATCCACGAGCCCCTGCGCCACGCACCCCGCGGAGAACTCCTGGTGTGCGCGGGCCAGCCGCTCCCTGGGCCGGGCGCGGATCGCCCGCACTCCGTCGCCCAGCGTGGCGTCGCCGCCCGTGCGGCGTTCCAGCGTGGTGGCAAGGATCTCCGCGCGCCGCAGGTGTTCCTCGGCGTCAGCCGCGTCACCCGCCAGTTTCGCCTCTGCCCAGGCACCCAGGACACGGCACCATCCCAGCTCCCGCGCCCGCTGGGGCTCAGCGGCGGCGTACGCCGCGTAATCCGAGAGCGGCGCGCCGGCTGCCGGCGCCGCGGCTTCGGTGGGCAGGGCGAGTAGCTGGCTCCGGTGTCGCATTGCCTCGTGTGCCCACCCAGACGTCGCGTCGCTCTCGAGATACGCTCGCCAGGCGTCTGTCGCTTCCTCGACCAACCCGAACTGCTCCAGTGCCAGCGCGAGATTGTAGGCCGCGGCACGGTTGGCGGGCTCTCGTTCCAGCGCCTCCTCCGCCGCCTCGATGGCCGCGAGCAGGTCGCGGGGCGAGCGGGCTCGTTCGGCCCGCACCATGTACGCAGCCGCAACGTCTGCCAGCACGGGGGCGGGGCGCTCGGAGAGCCGCGCCGCCATCTGCAATAGAGAGATGGCCCGGTCCAGGGATTTTCCCGCCCCGCTCCCGTACAGCAGGTCGACCAGCCCGGCGGCGTGAAGCGCGTTCGGATCGGCGCCCTTGCCGATCGCCTGCGAAGCGCGCGCGGCGATGCCCGTAATACGGTCTGATCGCGGTGCCGCCGCGCGCCCGGGTGCGCACCCGGGCCGTGAGCCGGCGGCCGAGGGGCATGGCCGATCGGGGTGTGCGATGGAAAGGCGCGGTGTGACGCGGGGGAGCTTGTGCATCTCGCGGGCGAGCTCTCCCAGCAGCCCGCGCGGAGCGTCGCGCCTGACCACGCTCGTCACGGCCGAAGCAACGGATGCGCAGACAACCCCAACCAGTACGAACACCCGGACCAGTACAGGGACGGAGTACCTCGGCATGCCCGGGATGGAGCGCAACCGGAACACGGATGACCGTGCCCGGGAGACGGGATGCGGCATGGGCCCGAGAAGAGACGGAGAGAGCGCGGAGTGGGGAGGTAGGTCTTCTGCTTCCGAACTGCTACCACAGTCTACGACAGTTGTCTCCGCGTGCGCAAGGTTAAAGCCTCGGCACTCCGAAGGTTTCGCGCGGGGTTTGCTACGCCGCGGGCCAGGCGCGCAGCTCCGGCGGGCCACCGCCGGGGGGCAGCACCACGTAGTCGAACGTCCGCAGCCAGTCCCCCGAGTTCACGTAGTACCGTCCGGGCTCCACCTCGGTGATGGACGCCACGTGCGCATGCCCGGCGAGCACCAGGTCGATCTCCGGCCGCGCGCGCAGCTCGCCTTCGGCCCAGTGCTGGATGAACGCCGCGCGGTTCTTGCCGCGCTTGTCGCCCCCCTCGGACTTGTGCTCCGTGCTGCTGGCCAGCATGGCGATGCGCGTGCCCAGGTCGGGGTGAATCACGCGGAAGGCGCCGGTGAACACGGGGTTGCGGATGGTCCACTTC is part of the Longimicrobium sp. genome and encodes:
- a CDS encoding CHAT domain-containing protein, whose protein sequence is MTSVVRRDAPRGLLGELAREMHKLPRVTPRLSIAHPDRPCPSAAGSRPGCAPGRAAAPRSDRITGIAARASQAIGKGADPNALHAAGLVDLLYGSGAGKSLDRAISLLQMAARLSERPAPVLADVAAAYMVRAERARSPRDLLAAIEAAEEALEREPANRAAAYNLALALEQFGLVEEATDAWRAYLESDATSGWAHEAMRHRSQLLALPTEAAAPAAGAPLSDYAAYAAAEPQRARELGWCRVLGAWAEAKLAGDAADAEEHLRRAEILATTLERRTGGDATLGDGVRAIRARPRERLARAHQEFSAGCVAQGLVDFPAAASRFNAAAVAAHDSPPLRSWARMMYGGMSFRMGDMPTGEAVLRDLCATADPVRHPGLALAARLALSALLIRADRYEAGLRHAQQAAVISLRAGEAENHGVALDNISIAYFHMRDMDQGYGYAHQALKHLRPYRTSFRLHNMLGFAANTVGDDGFPNAALRMLNEGVRVAERTGIPVFAAEAYLIRARLAAQMGAAARARQDIAAGQEAMARLTTPRSRAWSIARRQMAEATLSLGSNPAGAAEDFDSAAAFFTGMRAPIVAFPALVGGAQAWLASNRPAQASARLERALAILQNRRDSVHMEPRRAAIFDAARGVVDRMTMLKLASDGPAAGLAYLDRGRASLAPVGRADGRNWEVAAPPGERALEYAIVADTLLVWVVTGRKVELYRARVDTARVVRLVVHLQQQLDAFAGEAELRPALAELYEQLIRPVEGWLGEAGTPLIVVADGVLGLVPFPALYDTRRMRYLVEARPVRFAASLREAWRRAPRPAAASEVWFVADPAFAPSTGFPRLPAAAEEVREIASGYPRARTLVASAATPGAVRAALGRAGVMHYAGHAVFDDERPERSYLLLAPEPGATTLQAMEIARLDLSHLSIVVLAACQTVRTGPGRASGFSGLAGAFLAAGAGGAVGSLWEVDDRLTRPLMVEFHRAYHASSNGAAALRQAQLHLLRSSDPERRSPAAWSGFRYIGG